Within the Drosophila miranda strain MSH22 chromosome Y unlocalized genomic scaffold, D.miranda_PacBio2.1 Contig_Y2_pilon, whole genome shotgun sequence genome, the region GCTGCAGGTCAACAAACAGTATACGGCCAACGATCTGGAGGCTTTTATGAAAATAGCCGCCAACTGGCAGAATTCCAATCACAGTTTGCTGGAGGGCGTCGACTTGAAGACGGGTAAGTTATACATTAACCCTCCGCCGCCTTCTTACCAGACCATTAAAATTCCATATTCCATCCCCTTCGCAGAGATGACACAGTATATGAACAATCCATCGATGAACATGTACAAGAAACGGGAACGCACCCAGAACTGGAATCATCAGGAGAAAAAGTACCTGCTAGATCTGTGCCGCAAGGATATGCGGACCATAGAGAACAAGCGCCTGGATGCCGGCCTCACAGCCGTCAAGAACAAGGCCTGGAAGATCATACACCAGAAGTTTTCAAATCAATTTGGCACCGATCGCACCTGCAATCGCCTCAAGGAGCAGTGGCGCCGCATGAAGGGTATGTGCCATCAGAAAGATGCCTTTCATCTAAGAAATTAATGTCCTAACATTTTAAAATATCTTTCTTCCATCAGCTTGCACCCGGAATGAGATACTCGACTATAACAATCGTTTAGCCAGGTTCGGGGCAGAGGAGGCTGATCGCAAGAAGCCGTCACCGTTCACCTTCGAGGTGTGGGACTTTATGCAGGAGGCGAAGAAGGCCTGCAAGTCGGAGGCCTTGGATGGCATTGACTATTCAAAGATTCCACTGGCCCTGGAGGAGGGTTTTGAGTATCGCGAGGACTACAAATTCAATGGGGATGAGCACGACATGGACGAGTAAGTGGAATGCTAAAGATCTTTTCCTACGGCTGGATATCTATAGTTAACAATATTCTCCATTCAAGCAGCAGTCGTACCCCACCGCAGGAGATGTGCGATGTGGACATCAAGGAAGAGGAGCACAACGAGACCTTTGATGAGAAATACAACAGTCACCATCTCAACCAGAGCGACATCCTAGGCGGTGGCGAGCGTCTGAGTGTGTCACCCAATTACAGTCGCAACGGGATCTCGACAGCCGTTGCTCTCGATGCGAGTACCGGCGACGGTGCCGGCTTTCTCCCGGGCGGACCCGACATGTCCGGCTTCCAGGCCAACTTCAACATGAACAACATATCCGCCACGCTGGAGGCTCTCAACGCCTTGAGGACCGGCCAGTTCCCCAGTGCGgcagctgctgccgccgccgccatccagcagcttcaggctcaggcacaggcacaagcTCAGGTGGTCGCCCTGCAGTGCACATTATGCGCATGAAGATCCTCGAGGTGCAACTGCAGTCTGCCAAGCACAGCCGTGACCTGATCGAGATCAACAAGACCCTGGCGCTGCAGAAGCTGAAGGAGCTGGCCAGCAAGCGGCTGCCCAGTTAGGACACAGCGGGCGTCAGTAGAGCAGCGTTTCATGTTATGTTAGTTGTAGCCTTAACAGACGACTCCATGGATCCGTTCGCAGGTAGAGGGCGTAGCTGGAGATCGGCTAGAGTTAGAGATAGTGTTTTACACCTAAGTTAGAAGCAGGATTCGTATctatccacacacacacacaggaacAAACACACCCACAGTCACAAACAGAGACACCGAGTTACATGCTACCTCAACATTCCTGGCATTGTTGATCAGTATTTGAAAAGCTAGAAGCGAATCCCGCACACagaccccaaccccaacccgaACCCAACCAAGCCACAGATGAAGGGAGGACCAGGAGACGCTCGAAAGTATGCCATATTTCTCTCGTTTGCTCGCTCGGCCGCCCGCCCGCCCATTAAGCCtaccacacacccacacccaacCCACCCATACACAAAAACACTCTCTTCTGGCCTCACCAGCACTTGACCAAGTCAAGTCAAGTTTTAGTTTGTAGTTATAGTTCGTACTAGGGAATATCATTCTCCAAGTTGCTCAACTACCACAAATGTATTGTACTTACGTTCTTGAATTCAATTTTACGTTCTGCTACCACCACTAACGGTCTgcttatacatatatgtacatacatacatgtacgagtatatctaTAGGCGATTCTTTTTGTATTCTTAAGTTAATCCGACTTATTCAGGAGGATGTACTATGTATTGTATTTTGCGCAGCAGCCCTACACACAGCTGTCGAGTCATCtttgatttttaattgaacttgtatttattttatcTTTGTATAGACTTTATTTTGATTTGTGTATACGTATACCCACACGTAtgccctctccctctcctaatgcacatgtgtgtgtgcatatAGATGTTTGTTTGAATGCCATATTAAATGAAGGTTCATttcaatattttatttatcatTTGCGCTGCAAAACAATTTGTTACCATATAtgattaaaacaaaaacaatacaAAAACAGCCCCATATATATATCGTATGTTTTAAGAAATCTCCCACTATCAGGCAGGACTTTGAAGAGGGGAAGAAACCCTCGGACCTGAAAGGCTTCTATGTAAATGAGTATATAcaaattattttaaataaaaaaaacgaaagaaaaaaacaGTTCGGGTATAGCCCTCTTAGTTTATTTCAGATTAAATATTATGTATTTTCCTTAGTGCTGTTCCCCTTCAATGTGCCTGTTGGTCTTCATCGGATTTTGCCGTTATTCTCTCTATCTGCTCATCCACTTTGTCGATCTTTGCAATGACCTGCACCTTTTGCATCATCAGTTTGGAGCGCAGCTTCATCAGTTGTTCTCTTTGCTGGATAATGTTTAAACAATTCACACCAATACCAAATCGGATACAGATCACAAATACGTACTATTTTCAGGAAGTGGACATTTTctccggctctggctcttTCGTACAAGAAGTTGCTAGCATTCCTATAAATATTGTCGAATACAGCAATAGACTTTTCCCGATTATCTGAGTACTCACTTGAAGCTCTGTGTAAAACAACATTTGGGGGGAGCTAAAAGTCGAAGCGTGTTGCAAAGATATTTCTGCATTTCTGATAATTTTCGGTGAATTTAAAAGAATAATCCaaacaaaaatgtatttatctaTGAAAATTTTGAAATTACTTGAAATTTATTTTAGTGTCTAGTGAAGGAATGCCAGAGGCAGATTGAAACTAGAAAGATAGCCTACTTTCAATCTTTCAATCGTTTTTTCCAATCGTCTTTCTTATTTTCTCGATTTCAGTTTTTAACTGCTCTATTTTTTGCAACAACTCTTCTTTGACTGACTCTTTGTCTTCGGAAAACCctctgtcaatggttttgaTCTCGTATTTCAGAGCCTCGATCTGTGCCATCATATCCTTAATTACATTCTGCCTAATTTTCTTCAGTTGTTCCATTTCCTTTTCGACGTAGGCATATACAACTTCGTTAAAACTTGATTGATTGATTCAAGTACTCACAATTCTCTTAAAATGATGCTTTTCTTCTCCTGTTTTGTCCCGGCTTACTCCCCGTCTATTGGTTATTGGAAAAAGGTTATAAAAGAATATAGGAAAGCCGAACATACGCACTGATGACCGCTTGTGTGCTGGACATCTCTGAATTTCAGAAGCCTTATGGCTTTGATGACGGTTCCAAACATCATAGgcaaaaatttcaaaatttagAATTCGAAACTGCACAATACTACAGAGCTGTTTTCCAGGGCTAACTTGATTTACTGTGTCTTTATGACTTCTTTCGGGGTTGGATTTTAATTTTTCCAAATTATTTATAAGTTTCTCAATTTTTCTCAATCTTAATTTTTCCAAATTATTTATAAGTTTCtcaatttttttaattttagaTTTAAGTGACTCTCGTTCTGCTATGATTTTCTTGCGTATAATTTCCAACCGATCGCGTTGCTTTTGGAATGGAAGATCTATTAGATGGAGAATTCGAAAATGTTAGACTTATTAACAAACCGTTTGCATATAGGGGATGTTAGACCTCTTGACACTGCCTAGGTAAGAGAATTTGATCGAAAATCGACTGGTTGAAAAAGAATTAATGTCTTTATGGGAGATTATGCAATGTGATGTCTTTATAGAACATACTTGACTGCTGGAAGGTTGTATATTTTCTGTGGGTGCAAACGCCTTATAGCGGAGTGCGAGCTTAGCAGATTCACAATTTTAGACATTTTGTATGATTCGGAATTTggataaaatatttatttacgCTTACATGATTGACAATTAAAGTGAGgctacaaaatatttaacCATATACGTAGAGCCTCAAAAATTCAATAGTATTCGTTGAGCGATCATAAATGAATCACGCCAGCAATTCTCAAACACTTTATTCGCTGATATGAAGAAAAATCCCCATATGATGATTGTGTATATTTCGTAATCACAATGGGGGGTTATAACAGATCGTCAATTAAGAAACCTTAATTCAGATTCTGAAGGCAAACAAAGCTCTGATCACCTTTTGGATGGCTGGCTATTTCAGTTTCATTGATAAGAACACAAAAATCACTCTTCTCCGTTTTCATATGTAGTAAATTTATTCAGTCACATTTGTTGATTTAAGCGTACATAGTTTTTGGTTGACCTGGTCTTCGGATCGGCGAGTCATAGATGGAAGGACGTGGTGCGGGCGGCTGTCTGAAAGGATTTCCAGCTCCTCCAGGCGTCTTCCAGTTCCTCCTCCGCTGTGACGGAATGGCGAGCCATAGCTTGGAGAGACCAGGCATCCGAGTAGAGCGAACAGCAGACAACACAGTGCGAACAGCTTCATCGTTTGGAATCTTTTGCTTTCTGAATGCCAATCTCAGCCGAGATGAATGCTTTTATAGGTTTCCGACACGTTCTGTTGATAATGAAACCCCTGTGAACCACTGGAGGGGATTTTTGCATCAACTCATATCACCGACACTGggtcattttttttttgtttgacggAGATGTCGAGGTGGGGCTGCTCTCAATCACTTTTTCGGCTGGTGCTTTTTTTGCTGTCACTTTAATTCTCAGATCCATGTCTTTATCGAACTCTATGCGTTTAATAGCCCGCGTTAAGTCGGAGACCATGACCTCCCCTGACCTGTTTGGTGAGCGTGCCGGTTTTTGTCTCTAGTTGCTTCCGTTCCTGTACAAATTGAATGGTGCTATAGGGGAAGTCCATCACTATCTATCTATCTCACCGTTAGCAACTCTTCGATCTTTAGATCATTTTCAATTTGGCTGGTAATACTATTGTTGAATTTAATCAAATTTCCTCTGTGAAATGGCCAAAGCTCAGCTTAGTATAGGATTATGTGGTGTGAATCAATCCTTACCGAAGTATGCAGCCACCCCTGAATTGAGTCCATATCTTATTCATCATCTTACTCATCTGATATACGCAACAATACGCAGGAGACCACCAGAATTTGTGGAAGTGCGCCAAGACAGGAAATTTAGTTCAGCCAGAAATGAGAaatgtgtatctgtgtatttTCGAAAATGTGTGTGACATCTTGTACGTCAAACGACTCCTAGAGTAGTAAagtttttaattatatttacGTTTTTCATCGATCGTATTGTTACCTCAGACTTACCCCTCTTGTGCTTTCGATTCTTCTTCTTTGCATATCTTGCTATCGCTTCGCCGGGAATACCGGCCTTCTTGGGGCTGCTTTTTCCTGTTGTCCAGACCCCTTTTAAAAGGCtattcaaaatttcaccctcCCCTCCGTAACACTACACAACCGTTATATTCTTCTTCTTCTATTTGCTGAGTCTTAACAGCGAATAAAATAGCAACCGGCTTTGATAGTTTCAGAGCAGGCAACTTTGGACTGTAGCCACTGTTGTTGTGGCATTTCCCCTTCAGGTGTCTCTGTTGATAATTACATCCGACATGTAGTTCATATGTAGCAAATATGTAGCCAGCGCATATATAGTTAACATGCAGAAAATTAGTTTGCGAAATTAGTTtgcactttttatacccgatactcaaaatgagtattggggtatattagatttgtggtgaaaatggatgtgtgtaacgtccagaaggaatcgtttccgaccccataaagtatatatattcttgatcagcatcaatagccgagtcgattgagccatgtctgtctgtccgtctgtccgtctgtccgtccgtccgtctgtccgtcccctgcagcgcctagtgctcaaagactataagagctagagcaacgatgttgtggatccagacttctgtgatatgtcactgctacaaaaatatttcaaaacttcgccccgcccacttccgcccccacaaagaacgaaaatctgtggcatccacaattttaaagatatgagaaaaccaaaaacgcagaatcgtagagaatgaccatatctttcagactgcagaatctgaattgaatcgtattattattatagccagcatcaagaaaacaatttcattttttctcgccctgtctctctctaacacacacgtagcataggcggctttgcttagagtaaaacattagcgcctagatctcagagactataaaagctagagcaaccaaatttggtatccagactcctaatatatcgtaccgagacgagtttgtttcaaaatttcgccacacccccttccgcccccgcaaaggacgaaaatctggggatattcacaaatctcaaagactattaacgctagagtaaccaaatttagtatccgcactcctgttagatctcactataaaacgtatttctcaaaatttcgccccactcccttccgcctacacaaaggacgaaaatctgttgcatgcacaatattgcacattcgagaaaactaagaacgcagaatcatagataacgaccatatctatctgattgctgaatctggatcagatcagatcatttttatagccaaaggaaacaaatcaatttgcagtggctacgcagcgcgtgacgtcacactcagactgattttctgtctctctcgcacgcactctttgtcgtgtcgtttaatattagcggcgtctgccggaggagagccatactgacttagtatcgggtataactgtagagttgcggtgtccgtagcaactcacaacgttccccctcgttatacccgatactcaaaatgagtattggggtatattaga harbors:
- the LOC117193086 gene encoding uncharacterized protein LOC117193086 isoform X1 → MMFGTVIKAIRLLKFRDVQHTSGHQRGVSRDKTGEEKHHFKRIEMEQLKKIRQNVIKDMMAQIEALKYEIKTIDRGFSEDKESVKEELLQKIEQLKTEIEKIRKTIGKND
- the LOC117193086 gene encoding uncharacterized protein LOC117193086 isoform X2, with the translated sequence MQKYLCNTLRLLAPPKCCFTQSFKNASNFLYERARAGENVHFLKIQREQLMKLRSKLMMQKVQVIAKIDKVDEQIERITAKSDEDQQAH
- the LOC108158718 gene encoding uncharacterized protein LOC108158718; this encodes MSKMMNKIWTQFRGGCILRGNLIKFNNSITSQIENDLKIEELLTERKQLETKTGTLTKQVRGGHGLRLNAGY